GTGAAGCTTGCGCCCGGGCCGGATATCAGCACCACGGTGACTGTCGCCGGCATCATTAACGCCGTGATGCTCACCCGGGCACCAATCCTCGTTCCCTTACAGCGCTTCCAATCCGCTCTCATCGTTCGTTTCGTGGATAACCGGGAGCACATCCTCGGAGCGCTGGCCCGGCCGATTCTTGCGGTGCTGGGACTGGGTCTGGCCGGTGGGGCAGCAGCATGGCTGATGGGGGGTCTGCTGCACGATCAGGTGACAACCGAGCAGCCTAATCAGATGGTTGGGCTGGAAGGATGTACACCGTGACCAAGCCCTATCCCAAAGAGTTCCGCGATGACGTTGTCCGTGTCGCACGGAATCGTGAGCCCGGTGTCGAGCTCTCCCAGATCGCCAAGGACTTCGGGGTCCACTTCACTACCCTGTACTCGTGGCTGAAGAAGGCTGACCTCGAGGACGGTGAAGTGTTGGGCTCGACTCAGGTTCAGTCGGCTGAACTGCGCGACGCCAGGAAGAGGATCCGTCTCTTGGAGCAGGAGAACGAGGTCCTCCGCCGTGCCGCGGCGTATCTCTCGCAGGCCAATCTGCCGGGAAAATGATGTACCCGCTCGTTCGTGAGTTGGCCGTGGACGGTGTCCCCGTCACGGTGACGTGTCGGGTGCTCAATCTTGCTCGCCAGCCCTACTACCGGTGGCTGGCGGACCCGATCACCGATGCAGAGCTGAATGAGGCTTACCGTGCCAATGCCTTGTTCGACGCCCACCGGGATGATCCCGAGTTCGGCTACCGCTATTTGGTGGATGAGGCCCGCGATCTCGGTCAACCGATGGCAGCGCGCACTGCGTGGCGGATCTGCTCAGACAACCGCTGGTGGTCGGTGTTCGGGAAGAAACGCGGCAAGAACGGTAAGAAGCCCGGCCCACCGGTCCACGATGACCTCTGCGCCGTCACCGATGAGGAGGGCAGAACCCGGCACGAGTTCAAGGCCGATGGCGCGAACGAATTGTGGATCGGCGATATCACCGAGCACTGGACCAATGAGGGCAAGCTCTACCTCTGTGCGTTCAAGGATGTCTACTCCAACCGGATCGTGGGGTACTCGATCGATTCGCGGATGAAGTCCCGCCTAGCCGTGGCTGCCCTCAACAACGCGGTCGCCCGCCGCGGCGACGTGGCCGGCTGCGTGGTCCACACCGACCGCGGGTCTCAGTTCCGTAGCCGGAAATTCGTGCGCGCTCTGGGCATTCACGACATGACCGGATCCATGGGCCGCGTCGGTGCGTGCGGGGACAACGCAGCCATGGAGAGCTTCTTCGCACTCCTGCAGAAGAACGTCCTCGACCGCCGCGCATGGGCCAGCCGAGAAGAGCTCCGGATCGCCATCGTTACCTGGATCGAGAGGACCTACCACCGACGCCGCAGACAGGACCGCCTAGGCCGCTTGACCCCGATCGAGTTCGAGACAATCATGACCACACCAGCCGATCAGGCTGCGTGACTAACCACTGTCACCTGATCGTGCAGCAGACCCGGGCCGTGGATTTTGGCCACCTTCTTCAAGCCAGGTTATGAAGTCCCCGGTGTCATCCTCGCGGCGCTAACCTTCGCCTCCGCGTGCACTGGTTGCCTGATGATTACTGGGACCGCCACCTTGGCCCTTGAGCAGCATCGTTGGTATGTCCTCGGATGGGTGGCAGCCTCGGTAATGGCTTTTACGGCGCTGTGGGTGTTGCCGTTTCCGTTGGAGATCCGGGTGGGCCTGTCGCTGATCGCCGGGCCGGTAGTCGGTGGGCTGCTGCATGCGATGGTGCTGAGCACGATCTCCCGAACCAAGCGCCTGCACTACCCTCGAACACCTGCCACTCACCACTCTGAGGTGTAGAAGAGATACCTAATACCTTGAAACCTTATTAGTAATGAGGATCAATCCTTACCCCCGTTTTTAAAGATCCTTGGCTTCAGCGGGTCCCGGGCAAGTGCATTGATAATGTCCGCCTCAAAAGAAGATCTGCTGTAGGCAACAGCATTTCTCCCTACAAACAAGGGGCGCTACGAAAAATAAGAGAATAAATTTGAGGGACAGA
Above is a window of Corynebacterium suedekumii DNA encoding:
- a CDS encoding IS3 family transposase (programmed frameshift), which encodes MTKPYPKEFRDDVVRVARNREPGVELSQIAKDFGVHFTTLYSWLKKADLEDGEVLGSTQVQSAELRDARKRIRLLEQENEVLRRAAAYLSQANLPKMMYPLVRELAVDGVPVTVTCRVLNLARQPYYRWLADPITDAELNEAYRANALFDAHRDDPEFGYRYLVDEARDLGQPMAARTAWRICSDNRWWSVFGKKRGKNGKKPGPPVHDDLCAVTDEEGRTRHEFKADGANELWIGDITEHWTNEGKLYLCAFKDVYSNRIVGYSIDSRMKSRLAVAALNNAVARRGDVAGCVVHTDRGSQFRSRKFVRALGIHDMTGSMGRVGACGDNAAMESFFALLQKNVLDRRAWASREELRIAIVTWIERTYHRRRRQDRLGRLTPIEFETIMTTPADQAA